The following proteins are encoded in a genomic region of Nicotiana sylvestris chromosome 4, ASM39365v2, whole genome shotgun sequence:
- the LOC104243271 gene encoding pentatricopeptide repeat-containing protein At1g13040, mitochondrial: MYRTLGKHRLIYRARMSYYVKTGLVNEALQVFDEMTQSDCRVFSIDYNRIIGVLIRNSRFDLAECYYHEMKPMGFSLNSLTYSRFICGLCKVKNFDLIHRLLNDMDMLGIVPDFWAYNTYLNLLCSEHLVEIALELFRVMGAKGKEPDVVSYTILISGLCRIGRFDNAVEMWHAMIRKGLIPDNKACKALVFGLCGSGKVDLAYELTLGILRGQVKFNTEIYNVLIHGFCGAGRIDKAQAIKTFMRRNGCEPDLVTYNVFLNYCCKELMLEEAEKLIEKMEGNGLEPDCYSYNQLLKGLCKANRLDKAYKLMTHKMEAKGLVDVVSYNTIIRALCKTDCNKRAYNLFEEMEQKGIVPDVVTFTILIEASLKEGNSSVAKALFDQMISMGRFPDRILYTSIIDNLCKTGKIGMAQSIFHDMVEQGVGADVISYNALISGFCKASRVNEALRLYEDMQARALDPDEITFKLIIGGLVQEKNLSVACAVWDQMMEKGFTLDRDLSQTLINAINS; encoded by the coding sequence ATGTATAGAACTCTTGGTAAGCATCGACTCATATACCGTGCCCGCATGTCATATTACGTGAAGACCGGCCTAGTGAACGAAGCACTCCAGGTGTTCGACGAAATGACTCAGTCAGACTGCAGAGTTTTCAGCATTGATTACAACAGAATAATTGGCGTTTTGATTCGTAACTCGCGTTTTGATTTAGCAGAATGCTACTATCATGAAATGAAGCCTATGGGGTTTTCCTTAAATTCATTGACATATTCAAGATTCATTTGTGGTTTGTGTAAAGTTAAGAACTTTGATCTTATTCATAGGCTTCTTAATGACATGGATATGCTTGGTATAGTCCCTGATTTTTGGGCTTATAATACGTATTTGAATCTTTTGTGCAGTGAACATTTGGTTGAAATTGCTTTGGAGTTGTTTAGAGTAATGGGAGCGAAAGGGAAAGAGCCTGATGTTGTGAGTTATACCATTCTTATTAGTGGGCTGTGTAGGATTGGACGCTTCGATAATGCTGTTGAAATGTGGCATGCAATGATTAGGAAAGGATTAATTCCAGACAATAAGGCTTGTAAAGCTCTTGTTTTCGGCTTGTGTGGGAGTGGTAAGGTTGATTTGGCTTATGAGCTGACTTTAGGTATTCTAAGGGGTCAAGTCAAATTCAACACGGAAATATACAATGTGCTGATACatgggttttgtggagctggTAGGATTGACAAAGCACAAGCAATTAAAACGTTCATGAGGAGAAATGGGTGTGAACCAGATTTAGTTACTTATAATGTGTTCTTGAATTATTGTTGTAAGGAGCTTATGTTGGAAGAGGCGGAGAAGTTGATAGAGAAGATGGAAGGAAATGGGTTGGAACCTGATTGTTACAGCTATAACCAGCTTCTTAAAGGTCTCTGCAAAGCCAATAGATTGGATAAGGCTTATAAGCTAATGACCCACAAGATGGAGGCCAAAGGCTTGGTAGATGTTGTATCTTATAATACTATTATTAGAGCGCTCTGCAAGACAGACTGCAATAAGAGGGCATACAATCTCTTCGAGGAGATGGAGCAAAAAGGAATTGTTCCTGATGTTGTAACTTTTACAATTCTTATAGAAGCTTCTCTAAAGGAAGGCAATTCCAGTGTAGCCAAGGCACTTTTTGATCAGATGATCAGCATGGGCCGTTTTCCAGATCGTATACTCTACACTTCTATTATAGATAACCTGTGCAAGACAGGTAAAATAGGGATGGCTCAGAGCATTTTCCATGATATGGTGGAACAGGGTGTTGGGGCTGATGTTATCTCGTATAATGCACTAATCAGCGGATTTTGCAAGGCTTCTAGAGTAAATGAAGCTCTGCGTCTTTATGAAGATATGCAAGCTAGAGCTTTGGATCCAGATGAAATCACCTTCAAATTGATTATTGGAGGCCTCGTACAGGAGAAGAACCTCTCAGTGGCTTGTGCAGTTTGGGATCAAATGATGGAGAAGGGTTTTACACTTGACAGAGATTTATCGCAGACTCTAATAAATGCAATCAACTCATAG
- the LOC104243269 gene encoding proteasome subunit beta type-7-A-like, whose product MASKATTDVPMKGGFSFDLCRRNEMLVNKGLRGPSFLKTGTTIVGLIFQDGVILGADTRATEGPIVADKNCEKIHYMAPNIYCCGAGTAADTEAVTDMVSSQLKLHRYHTGRESRVVTALTLLKTHLFSYQGYVSAALVLGGVDVTGPHLHTIYPHGSTDTLPYATMGSGSLAAIAIFESKYREGLSKDEGIKLVAEAILSGVFNDLGSGSNVDICIITKGHTEYLRNHMLPNPRTYPQKGYSFPKRTEVLLTKITPLREVVEVIEGGDAMEE is encoded by the exons ATGGCGTCTAAGGCAACAACGGATGTTCCTATGAAGGGTGGATTTAGCTTTGATTTGTGCAGAAGGAATGAGATGCTTGTGAATAAAGGACTTCGGGGTCCTTCTTTCCTCAAGACTGGCACTACCATCGTCGGCTTAATTTTTCAG GATGGTGTCATTCTTGGAGCAGACACACGGGCGACTGAAGGGCCAATTGTTGCTGATAAGAACTGTGAGAAGATTCATTACATGGCCCCTAACATATATTGCTGTGGAGCAGGGACAGCTGCTGATACTGAGGCAGTGACTG ACATGGTCAGTTCCCAACTGAAGCTTCATAGGTATCACACTGGTCGTGAATCCAGGGTTGTGACAGCTCTTACTCTTTTGAAGACTCATCTTTTCAG CTACCAGGGCTACGTCTCAGCTGCTTTGGTCCTTGGTGGGGTTGATGTCACAGGACCACATCTGCATACT ATTTATCCACATGGATCAACTGATACTCTGCCATATGCTACAATGGGCTCTGGTTCCCTTGCAGCGATAGCAATCTTTGAGTCAAAATACCGGGAAGGGTTAAGT AAAGATGAAGGGATAAAGCTAGTAGCAGAGGCCATATTGTCTGGGGTGTTCAATGATCTTGGTAGTGGAAGCAACGTTGATATCTGTATAATAACAAAG GGGCACACGGAGTACTTGAGGAATCATATGTTGCCTAATCCTCGCACCTATCCACAGAAGGGTTACTCATTCCCTAAAAGGACTG AAGTTCTTCTTACAAAGATTACACCATTAAGAGAGGTGGTAGAGGTAATTGAAGGTGGAGACGCTATGGAAGAATAG
- the LOC138889684 gene encoding uncharacterized protein, which yields MPVGPRVEECVPRSCDLTSDFKVEKPSSVPGRCEPMSRYICSMMEGNLERVKKDCHWENKEVVIQTPREDITTHVKGSQRQCCHEAAPPGEENATKSAKDKKRKRVPPFDTLKPKKSKACKSKNDTAALPADVVQKLRDEEEEEDADYKLAVTLHREAIFKSRAELNRCEADLKRFKEERDALKLISGQKEEEIKDLRAELAKAHKEQTDLIEQVRQKAEKIEQLRDEAKMKKAENFRWKQNMDRLASEKDTARAQFGSVSTPKHEGRELGPSQEN from the exons ATGCCGGTAGGGCCACGTGTCGAAGAGTGTGTTCCTAGGTCATGCGATCTTACTTCTGACTTTAAAGTCGAGAAACCCTCATCGGTACCTGGACGATGTGAGCCAATGTCGAGATACATATGCTCGATGATGGAGGGCAATCTTGAGCGGGTGAAAAAAGATTGCCATTGGGAAAACAAAGAGGTGGTGATTCAGACCCCCAGAGAGGACATCACCACCCACGTGAAAGG GTCTCAGAGACAATGCTGTCATGAGGCCGCCCCACCTGGGGAAGAGAATGCCACAAAATCGGCCAAGGATAAAAAGAGGAAAAGGGTCCCGCCTTTCGATACTCTAAAGCCTAAAAAGAGCAAGGCTTGTAAGTCGAAGAATGACACTGCCGCTCTGCCTGCCGACGTAGTCCAGAAACTacgagatgaagaagaggaagaagatgcaGACTACAAGCTG GCCGTGACACTTCATCGGGAAGCAATTTTCAAATCTCGAGCCGAGCTGAACCGATGTGAGGCCGATCTCAAAAGGTTCAAAGAGGAGAGAGATGCCCTCAAACTCATCAGTGGGcaaaaagaagaggagatcaAGGACCTCCGAGCTGAACTAGCCAAAGCTCACAAAGAGCAGACTGACTTGATCGAACAG GTTCGACAGAAGGCCGAAAAGATCGAGCAGCTTCGCGATGAGGCTAAGATGAAAAAGGCAGAGAATTTTAGGTGGAAGCAGAACATGGACCGCCTCGCCTCGGAGAAAGATACTGCTCGAGCCCAGTTTGGCTCAGTGTCAACTCCAAAGCATGAAGGAAGAGAGCTTGGCCCgagccaagaaaattga